The Syntrophus gentianae DNA segment CGTCGGTGGCAAATTTCTTGGCGTTCACCTGGAAGTGATCTCCCTGCAGAAAAAGGGGCCCGCGAAATCCCGTTTTAATGGCCGCCGCTGTCACGGCGCTTGTGTATTCAAGAGGTCTCTGCTTCGTGTAGTCAATCTCCGAACGGGCGATTTCAAAAATAACGGCGCCAACAGAGTCTTTCAAAGCTGCCCGGAAAATCGCCTGGGCAACCTCATAGGTCAAGGACCGGATATTGATGGCTGGGACGGTAAAACCTGTCACTTCCTTTTTTCCCATGGCGTCGTACAGCGACGAAATGGAGGATAACACGATCCCCAGTGCCGCGCCGCTGCGTCGAATCAGCCATGAAGCGGCCTCTTTCACTTCCGGAAGGGGACTGAAGACCGCCGTAAAAATCAGAGAATCGATAAGCGAATTCCTTAACGCCTCTTCATTGAGCACCTTAACCTGATCATCCGTCACAGCCAGGATTCCTTCATACCCTTTTTTCATTTCACTCAAATTTTCGTAAATCATCATCTCTTCCTTTCCATCTTGATAAATACGTTATTACTGATCTCTTTCAACTTTGATGTGCCACATGCCGAATCGAACAGGATAATATGAACCTTCTGATTGCGCCGGCAACACAAAGAATGCCCGCCGCTTACAGCGGCTAAAAAAATCCAGAAATTATTTCTATTTTTGATATCGCCCGGTATGAGCTCGCATTGCAAATTCGATTGCCTTAAAAATTTTGAAATCTATTATCTTGGTTGATGCAGGGAGGGTAAGGCGATCATTTCACGATCGAATGTCGCTATTTTCTTGAGAGAGTTATATATATTGAAATGTACTTGCTTGCAACCAATATTTCTGATTAAGCAGAGGATGTTCTTATCCCCGTGTCTTTGCAGGAGGTCCCGTTCTAATCTGCTTTGAAGAAGTATCTTACGATTGCCTCCGGCAATCGTAAGAGGAGTCAAAGGCTGGACATGGCCATCCCTGCCAGAATTCCACAGCCCGTGACGACAAGCATTCCCTGAATCGAGAATGGCCCGGCGACTGCACCCAGGATGTAAAGAAACAGGGACGGCTTTAAAAAGAAAAGACCAAAGGAAAGGGTAATCAAGGGCAGTATCAGCCACCTTGTTCGCCCGATCCAGATTCTTTCAATGAAGAGAGAAGTCAGAGTCATGATCAGGACGAAATAGAGGAGGTTGAAAAGGATCAAAAAAGCGCCTCCTATGCCTGGCGATGAAATTGCATTCATTGTGATAACTCCTTAATTAAATTTAATTCTTCTTTTTCTGCAGGCAAGACGGTTCAAGTAGATATTTTTTTGTTTCCTGTGGAAAGGACATATAATTTCATGATAATAGGAGCTGATTTCGGCACAGATAAATTCACCGCTTGCGTCCCTCAGCTCCAAGAGGAGATATTACTATTATGAAAATATTTTTTGATCGGCGTCGCGGCAACTCCAGAGAAACGTTTTTCAGCGCAGTTTTTCTGCGTCTCATTGCCCTTTTTCTGCTCGGCAATCTGCTGGCCTGCGGAGCGCAAATCGGGCAAACGGTGATCTCTCAACCGGACGAGTATATTTATACCTATGAAGCGAAAGAAAAGTTTATTCTCCGGGCGATTGCCCGGGTTTTTAAAGAGAAAAAGATGGGGACCAATATTCGGATCGATGAAGAAAAGCACAGCGTAGAATCGGACTATCTCATTCTGGATGATTGGCGTACGAAGAGTGTTGCCAAGGTCAAGAAACTCAACTGGAAGGAAAATGAAGTGACGATTTCCGTTACTACGGAAAAGAAAACCGCTTCAGGCTGGGAAATGCGACGTCTATTGGAAAAAGAACAATATGCCAAAGTTTTTGATACCATCGATCTGAAGATTTATGAAGAAATGTACAAGACTGAATAAAAAAAGACACTGAGGAGCTAAGCCATGAATCCTGAAATATTTCGTGAATACGATCTTCGTGGCATCGTTGACAAGGACCTGGATGTCGATCTCGTCTATCGCCTGGGTCAGGCGATCGGCACTTTCGCAATTTCCCGCGGCGCTGCCACGCTCACGACGGGAAGGGACTGCCGGCTCAGTTCCAAAAGTTATCAGCAGGCTCTTGGGGAAGGTCTCCTCGATACGGGGATTGACGTTGTCGATATCGGCCTTTGCGCGACCCCCATGCTTTACTTTTCCATCCGCCAATTTATGACGGACGGCGGGATCATGGTCACGGGAAGCCACAATCCCCCTGAATTCAACGGATTTAAAATATGCATCGGTCAGGATACGATCCATGGGGAAGAAATTCAGTTCTTAAGAAGGATAATGGAAGCCGAAAATTTCAAAAAAGGCAACGGTCGTTTTCAAGAGCGATCCGTAGCGGAGGACTACAGCAATTTGCTCTGCAGCGCCTTTACACTGAGACCGGGCTTGAATGTCGTCCTCGACGGCGGCAACGGCGTCGGGGGATATTTTGCGGCCCCGATATTAAAACAGTTGGGCTGCCAGGTAGAGGAACTCTATTGTGAACCCGATGGATGCTTTCCCAACCATTTTCCCGATCCGACTCTTCCTGAAAATTTGACAACCCTGATGTCGCACGTCAAATTGCGGAAGGCTGATGTCGGCCTGGCCTATGACGGTGATGCAGATCGTCTTGGCGTCGTCGCCGATTCGGGGAGAATCCTTTGGGGTGACGAACTCCTGCTTCTTTTTGCCCGTCCCATTCTTGAAAAGAATCCCGGAGCGGCCATCATCGGCGAAGTGAAATGTTCACAGAAACTCTATGACGATATAGCGGGCCGCGGCGGGAAAGCGATTATGTGGAAAGCCGGCCATTCCCTGATCAAGAGCAAAATGAAAGAAGAAAAGGCGCTCCTGGCGGGAGAAATGAGCGGTCATCTTTTTTTTGCGGACCGTTATTTCGGTTTCGATGATGCGATCTACGCCTCCCTGCGACTTCTCGAAATTCTTTCCGAAAAAGGGCAATCCGTCAGCGACCTTATCGCGGACATCCCGGAAACCTTTACGACACCGGAAATTCGGATTGAATGTCCGGATTCTGTGAAGTTTCGCGTTGTGGAGGCAATACGGGATCATTTTCGGGCCCTTGGTCCCATCATTGATATCGACGGAGTCCGTATCCCCTTCAGCGACGGTTGGGGATTGGTCCGGTGCTCCAACACCCAACCTGTCCTCGTTCTTCGTTTTGAGGCCATGACAGAACCGCGATTGGGCCTCATCCGTTCCACCATCGAAGAAGTTGTGTACAATAAACTGCATTCCCTACGATAAGCAGATATTTTATTCCAATTTTCGAGGAAAGATGATATCAAAGCGGCAACTCAAAGGTGACATATCCATAAAATAAAAAACTTTGCCGAGGAACCTGTGACATAGCCGGAAAAGAAAGCGCTTTGAAATGTGACATGGCACTAGAAGTATCGTAATCTGGACAGAATGATAGAGCTCAGACGTATAAAAAGATCGAATAAACACACCCTTTTATAGTCTTTTCCCACCTATCCAACCATTTATCCTC contains these protein-coding regions:
- a CDS encoding phosphomannomutase/phosphoglucomutase; protein product: MNPEIFREYDLRGIVDKDLDVDLVYRLGQAIGTFAISRGAATLTTGRDCRLSSKSYQQALGEGLLDTGIDVVDIGLCATPMLYFSIRQFMTDGGIMVTGSHNPPEFNGFKICIGQDTIHGEEIQFLRRIMEAENFKKGNGRFQERSVAEDYSNLLCSAFTLRPGLNVVLDGGNGVGGYFAAPILKQLGCQVEELYCEPDGCFPNHFPDPTLPENLTTLMSHVKLRKADVGLAYDGDADRLGVVADSGRILWGDELLLLFARPILEKNPGAAIIGEVKCSQKLYDDIAGRGGKAIMWKAGHSLIKSKMKEEKALLAGEMSGHLFFADRYFGFDDAIYASLRLLEILSEKGQSVSDLIADIPETFTTPEIRIECPDSVKFRVVEAIRDHFRALGPIIDIDGVRIPFSDGWGLVRCSNTQPVLVLRFEAMTEPRLGLIRSTIEEVVYNKLHSLR